One genomic segment of Mesoterricola silvestris includes these proteins:
- the pyrH gene encoding UMP kinase: protein MKYKRILLKLSGEALMGEQGHGIAPEVVAMIADQVKTIQGLGVEVGLVIGGGNIFRGVAGATKGMDRVTADHMGMLATMINALALQDALEQHGVETRVMSGIDVPKVAESYIRRRAMRHMEKGRVVIFGAGTGNPYFSTDTAAALRANEIDAEVVMKATNVDGIYTADPKKDPTATKYEHISFQEVLEKNLKVMDAAAISLCRDNHLPILVFNMNVPGNLLAAVNGDVVGTLVG, encoded by the coding sequence ATGAAATACAAGCGCATCCTCCTCAAGCTCTCCGGCGAGGCCCTCATGGGTGAACAGGGCCACGGCATCGCCCCCGAGGTGGTGGCCATGATCGCCGACCAGGTCAAGACCATCCAGGGCCTGGGCGTGGAGGTGGGCCTGGTCATCGGCGGCGGCAACATCTTCCGGGGGGTGGCCGGGGCCACCAAGGGCATGGACCGGGTCACGGCCGATCACATGGGCATGCTCGCCACCATGATCAACGCCCTGGCCCTCCAGGACGCCCTGGAGCAGCACGGGGTGGAGACCCGGGTCATGTCGGGCATCGACGTGCCCAAGGTGGCCGAAAGCTACATCCGCCGCCGGGCCATGCGCCACATGGAAAAGGGCCGGGTGGTGATCTTCGGGGCCGGGACGGGCAATCCCTACTTCTCCACCGACACCGCCGCCGCGCTCCGGGCCAACGAGATCGACGCCGAGGTGGTGATGAAGGCCACCAACGTGGACGGCATCTACACCGCCGACCCCAAGAAGGACCCCACGGCCACCAAGTACGAGCACATCTCCTTCCAGGAGGTCCTGGAGAAGAACCTGAAGGTCATGGACGCCGCGGCCATCTCCCTGTGCCGGGACAACCACCTGCCGATCCTGGTGTTCAACATGAACGTGCCCGGGAACCTGCTAGCCGCGGTCAACGGGGACGTGGTGGGCACCCTGGTGGGGTAG
- the plsX gene encoding phosphate acyltransferase PlsX — MDAPAIYRIALDVMGGDNAPVALLEGARAALQAHPELFLHLVGDEDRLRPLLAHTGLKGELASRFAIVHAASVVDMDDKATSILKEKKDSSIRVAAQLVREGKADGVVSMGHTGAAMVASKMVLGTLSGVDRPCLAAILPNMQGRPTVLLDVGANIDCRPDQIAQFAIMGSIYAEGVLGIPGPRVGVLSVGEEEGKGSTTTREAAEALKDIDLNFAGNAEGRDIWNGKFDVIACDGFVGNALLKSAEALAEGLVQGMKGVFKENLLTKLAALLTLNGLKRFAARLDYAEYGGAPLLGVKGVSIIGHGRSNAKAVHSAIRAALMASEHRVNDQIQASLGRLMSQAGSQETS; from the coding sequence GTGGACGCTCCCGCCATCTACCGGATCGCCCTGGATGTGATGGGCGGGGACAATGCCCCCGTCGCCCTTCTTGAAGGGGCCAGGGCGGCCCTGCAAGCCCATCCCGAGCTCTTCCTCCATCTGGTGGGGGACGAGGATCGTCTGCGTCCCCTCCTGGCCCACACGGGCCTCAAGGGGGAACTGGCCTCCCGGTTCGCCATCGTCCACGCCGCGAGCGTCGTGGACATGGACGACAAGGCCACGTCCATCCTGAAGGAAAAGAAGGATTCGAGCATCCGGGTCGCGGCCCAGCTCGTGCGCGAAGGCAAGGCGGACGGCGTGGTGTCCATGGGGCACACCGGCGCCGCCATGGTCGCGTCCAAAATGGTGCTGGGGACCCTCTCCGGGGTGGACCGGCCCTGCCTGGCGGCCATCCTGCCCAATATGCAGGGGCGCCCCACCGTCCTCCTGGATGTGGGCGCCAACATCGATTGCCGGCCCGACCAGATCGCCCAGTTCGCGATCATGGGCTCCATCTACGCCGAGGGGGTGCTGGGCATCCCCGGTCCCCGCGTGGGGGTCCTGAGCGTGGGGGAGGAGGAGGGCAAGGGCTCCACCACCACCCGCGAAGCGGCCGAGGCCCTCAAGGACATCGACCTGAATTTCGCCGGCAACGCCGAGGGCCGGGACATCTGGAACGGCAAGTTCGACGTCATCGCCTGCGACGGCTTCGTGGGCAACGCCCTGCTGAAGTCCGCCGAGGCCCTGGCCGAAGGGCTCGTGCAGGGCATGAAGGGGGTCTTCAAGGAGAACCTCCTCACCAAGCTCGCCGCCCTGCTGACGCTCAACGGCTTGAAGCGGTTCGCCGCGAGGCTGGACTACGCCGAGTACGGCGGCGCCCCGCTGCTGGGCGTGAAGGGCGTCTCCATCATCGGTCACGGCCGCTCCAACGCCAAGGCCGTGCACAGCGCCATCCGCGCCGCGCTCATGGCCAGCGAGCACCGCGTGAACGACCAGATCCAGGCGTCCCTGGGACGGCTCATGTCCCAGGCCGGTAGCCAAGAGACATCCTGA
- the rpmF gene encoding 50S ribosomal protein L32 yields MPNPKRRHSRARRDRRRTHDSLDTMSSSTCPNCGVPKMPHRVCPSCGFYRGKLTVRPAQTV; encoded by the coding sequence ATGCCGAATCCCAAGCGCCGCCACTCCCGCGCCCGCCGCGACCGCCGCCGCACCCACGATTCCCTCGACACCATGAGCTCGAGCACCTGCCCCAACTGCGGCGTGCCCAAGATGCCCCACCGTGTCTGCCCCTCCTGCGGATTCTACCGCGGCAAACTGACCGTGCGCCCCGCCCAGACGGTCTGA
- a CDS encoding YceD family protein — protein sequence MIDLGQLPPEGVSVDGRTGTLDLGDGTALRQATWQVRVMPSDADFFLEVKGSATWEGGCSRCLEPLDLALTVESQFLGSRDKELAEGGSHALGSQDLDVVFLPEPILDEEALAREHFLLHAPMHPLCREDCKGLCPQCGKNWNKGPCSCHPELVKEPGALAKALSGLKLNLEDA from the coding sequence ATGATCGATCTTGGCCAGCTGCCCCCCGAGGGCGTGAGCGTCGACGGGCGGACCGGAACCCTGGACCTGGGGGACGGCACGGCCCTGCGCCAAGCCACCTGGCAGGTGCGGGTGATGCCGTCGGACGCGGACTTCTTCCTGGAGGTGAAGGGTTCGGCCACCTGGGAGGGGGGCTGCTCCCGGTGCCTGGAGCCCCTGGACCTGGCCCTCACGGTGGAGAGCCAGTTCCTGGGCAGCCGCGACAAGGAGCTCGCCGAGGGCGGATCCCATGCCCTGGGCAGCCAGGACCTGGACGTGGTCTTCCTGCCCGAGCCCATCCTGGACGAGGAGGCCCTCGCCCGGGAGCACTTCCTGCTCCACGCCCCCATGCACCCGCTCTGCCGGGAGGACTGCAAAGGCCTCTGCCCGCAGTGCGGCAAGAATTGGAACAAGGGACCCTGCTCCTGCCACCCCGAGCTGGTGAAGGAACCGGGCGCCCTGGCCAAGGCTCTTTCGGGCCTGAAACTCAACCTGGAAGACGCCTGA
- a CDS encoding type II secretion system protein has translation MKNKRQAGFSLMELLVAMMIMAVLATIGIRKYQEFSANARYIKAHDTVKTVSEGLDMYYLKHGKYPDFTSFESMVDANSPLVKENNIPVNVSPADPWGNPFEGKSGKGGYVISCAGDPSGSADRPAFTAEPGKNTGPSGAAPTGPEKEPAK, from the coding sequence ATGAAAAACAAAAGACAAGCTGGCTTCTCGCTGATGGAACTGCTGGTCGCCATGATGATCATGGCGGTGCTGGCCACCATCGGCATCCGGAAGTACCAGGAGTTCTCCGCCAATGCCCGCTACATCAAGGCCCACGACACGGTGAAGACCGTGTCCGAAGGGCTGGACATGTACTACCTCAAGCATGGGAAGTACCCTGATTTCACGAGCTTCGAATCGATGGTGGACGCCAACTCCCCGCTGGTGAAGGAGAACAACATCCCCGTCAACGTGTCCCCCGCGGATCCCTGGGGCAACCCCTTCGAGGGGAAGTCCGGCAAGGGCGGCTACGTGATCTCCTGCGCCGGCGATCCCTCCGGCTCGGCGGACCGGCCCGCCTTCACGGCCGAGCCCGGCAAGAACACCGGTCCTTCCGGCGCGGCGCCCACCGGTCCCGAGAAGGAACCCGCGAAATGA
- a CDS encoding sigma-54-dependent transcriptional regulator, with protein MRERIRSITGSEMTTSPRASVLPRRKRMIGWFLIPQGRSTLRYWPPAPRLLKSEPMRPSIPPKTILLVEDEASFREVLEMGLAPQGFETVAAAGLAEARAALEGRPFDAVVSDLRLKDGSGIDLLNWVKERDLEVPVVIMTAFATTETTVRALNLGAVDFLTKTKNDIQELTKVLKGIFAVSVSPGPEVRDIGDLVGVGPTIRKVQALVGKIARADTTVLITGESGTGKEIVARLVHRYSDRAKGPFVPVNCGALPEALLESELFGYEKGAFTGANLTKRGLFEEAEGGVIFLDEIGEIPLPLQVKLLRVLQERRIRRVGANEERAVDVRVIGATNRDLRDRAAKGLFRQDLYYRLNILHIELPPLRERQEDLPVLVEHFLAKFCRKLNKPPMGLGEEAMAVLRRCRFPGNVRELENLMERCVALNSGGPIGVDLFPDDLMTGGPRAAGALEIPAGGFDLEGYLGALKGHFMFRALERAEGNKTKAARLLGMSFRAYRYWLQEMGPKGTQPPPFPVPESFPPAEAPEGENKGDIPNDFL; from the coding sequence ATGCGGGAGAGGATCCGCTCCATCACGGGGAGCGAGATGACCACATCGCCGAGGGCGTCCGTCCTGCCGAGAAGAAAGCGCATGATTGGATGGTTCCTCATTCCCCAGGGCAGGTCAACGCTGAGATACTGGCCCCCAGCCCCCCGCCTCCTGAAAAGCGAACCCATGCGTCCTTCCATCCCCCCCAAAACCATTCTGCTGGTCGAGGATGAAGCCAGTTTCCGGGAGGTCCTGGAAATGGGTCTGGCCCCCCAGGGCTTCGAGACGGTGGCCGCCGCGGGGCTGGCCGAGGCCCGGGCCGCGCTGGAGGGGCGGCCCTTCGACGCGGTGGTCTCGGATCTCCGGCTCAAGGACGGCAGCGGCATCGATCTGCTGAACTGGGTCAAGGAGCGGGACCTGGAGGTCCCCGTGGTGATCATGACGGCCTTCGCCACCACCGAGACCACGGTGCGGGCCCTCAACCTGGGGGCGGTGGATTTCCTCACCAAGACCAAGAACGATATCCAGGAACTCACCAAGGTGCTCAAGGGGATCTTCGCGGTCTCGGTCTCCCCCGGGCCCGAGGTGCGCGATATCGGGGACCTGGTGGGCGTGGGTCCCACCATCCGGAAGGTCCAGGCCCTGGTGGGGAAGATCGCCCGGGCCGACACCACGGTGCTGATCACGGGGGAGAGCGGCACCGGCAAGGAGATCGTCGCCCGGCTCGTGCACCGCTATTCCGACCGGGCCAAGGGCCCCTTCGTGCCCGTGAACTGCGGGGCCCTGCCGGAGGCGCTGCTGGAATCCGAGCTCTTCGGGTACGAGAAGGGGGCCTTCACGGGCGCCAATCTCACGAAGCGGGGCCTCTTCGAGGAGGCCGAGGGGGGCGTCATCTTCCTGGACGAGATCGGGGAGATCCCCCTGCCCCTGCAGGTCAAGCTCCTGCGGGTGCTCCAGGAGCGGCGCATCCGGCGGGTGGGGGCCAACGAGGAGCGGGCGGTGGACGTGCGCGTCATCGGCGCCACCAACCGGGACCTGCGGGACCGGGCCGCGAAGGGGCTCTTCCGGCAGGACCTGTACTACCGGCTGAACATCCTGCACATCGAACTGCCGCCCCTGCGGGAGAGGCAGGAGGACCTGCCGGTGCTGGTGGAGCACTTCCTGGCCAAGTTCTGCCGGAAGCTCAACAAGCCCCCCATGGGGCTCGGGGAGGAGGCCATGGCGGTGCTGCGGCGCTGCCGGTTCCCCGGGAACGTGCGGGAGCTCGAGAACCTCATGGAACGGTGCGTCGCCCTGAATTCGGGCGGACCCATCGGGGTGGACCTCTTCCCCGACGACCTCATGACGGGAGGTCCCCGGGCGGCGGGGGCCTTGGAAATTCCCGCGGGCGGATTTGATCTGGAGGGCTATCTGGGCGCCCTGAAGGGGCACTTCATGTTCCGGGCCCTGGAGCGGGCGGAGGGAAACAAGACCAAGGCTGCCCGGCTCCTTGGCATGAGCTTTCGGGCCTACCGATACTGGCTGCAGGAAATGGGCCCAAAGGGGACGCAGCCGCCGCCCTTCCCGGTGCCCGAATCCTTCCCCCCGGCCGAGGCCCCGGAAGGTGAGAACAAGGGCGACATTCCCAACGATTTCTTGTAA